The Rosa rugosa chromosome 1, drRosRugo1.1, whole genome shotgun sequence genomic sequence TAAAGTTGTCGTCAATGCCCTATTCTCTTGTTGTTTCCAAAGGAAAACAGGCTTATCCTtttaatttcttgatgcagGCGCTTTATTTTTGTGTTCCATTCCGTGAACAGTTGTTAGAATACTATTCCAACAGTAAGAATATTGGGGATGCAGAAGAAAATCTCTTGACATGCTTAGCCGATTTGTTTACGCAGGTAAAAACTATAGTAGATATATTTGACACCTGTTCATGAATATGATCAGCTCAGGTGTAACTTGGCTGATTTTCACTTTGTTTTCCCTATCCTTTTTTGTGCAACCTTACTGTCCCATTTGGTCATGCTATTTATCAGGAGAAAGTAAGTTATCTTTTCCTGCTTTCCCACTACATGGTTGTACATCCTCTAGGGCCTAAAAGCTTTTGCTTTACTGTGAAATTGTGAATTAAATGTGTTTCTTTTGACCTAATACTAGTATCCAATGTAAGTCAGCCCAGTATACATCTCCCAACAATTTTGCCAAAAAACTATATAGTTCATTGTTGCTCAGAAGAGTGTACATATCCGTGCTGAATATTGTGACCTGTTATACTAGTTTCTTAGAGGTGTTCTGCAATTGCACAGATGGCTTTCAGTATTGTTTTAGTCGCAGCCGAGATCAATTGATGATTATTCCTTTTTTTGCAGATAAGTTCACAAAAGAAGAAGACAGGTGTAATTGCCCCAAAGCGTTTCGTACAGAGattgaagaaacaaaatgaaCTCTTTCGTAGCTACATGCATCAGGTATATCTTCCATTTTAACTACAAAAGTGAGGTTTGCTGGGAAAAAAATACATTTACTAGAAATTTATACCTGAAATATGAGATTTTACTAGAAAGATTAACATTTTTACTACTAAACTATACAATAGTATTTAAATGTTCaagtagaaaaagaaaacatgatcATTAGTAATCAACTTAAGCACAAGCCTTGTGAAGATGGAATGCTTGTGTGTTCACTATTAGGGGCCTTGGGGATGTCTCTTAACAGTAAGTAGTTTAACCATCTGAGTCATTGTATGTGTTTAGAGTGATGGTGTATGATTGAAAAGTGATGAAACTAAATGAAGTGATTACTGACTTACCGAGTATATCTGGATCTCTATGTAAACCCTGACTATTTACCATCAAAGAAGTAGTTGTAAACTCACCACATTAAAATGTCATAATTGTTGGGCATTGTGTAGGACAATTCTGATGTATATTTGTAAAAGTTGTAAACATTACCAAATTTGCATCCACTTCTCACTTTTggcagaagtttttctcttgtaaACAGGTTGTAAATGTGGTTCCAAATGCTCTATGCTGTTACTCAAATTTATTTATGTGATGATATAAGAGTGAAACTCTTTGCCTCTTGGTATATAAGTTCATGGCTTGTTGCATTGTTGCCAAATCCTTTTGTTCAACAGTTCAAGAGAATGCTACTTTCATTTTGTCTGCCTGTTGCTCGAATAGTTTAGTTCTTTTTAGTTTATTTCACAAAAGTATATCTGAATGACTGTTGTCATCTTTTTCATTCTGGTTTTGTAGGATGCTCATGAATTCTTAAACTTTTTGTTAAATGAACTTGTCGACATACTGGAGAAGGAAGCACAAGCTGCAAAAAGTGATCAAGAAACTTCTTCACCTCCTGAGAAGCTGGCAAATGGTCCAAAGAATGCTCAAGCTAATGGTTCTCATAAAGATCCCTTAGTTACGTGGGTGCACAAAAATTTTCAGGTGATTTTGCTCTGTTAAATCATATACTAGTTTCAGTTTCCTTGTCATTCCCAAGTACATCCGATAAGCACACCTCTGTGCCCTCTCTCTTGCGGGCGTGTCTGTACACTTCTGATGGTTCTGTTGGTTGTGTTGTCGTGGCAGTCTGTGAATTGCTCTTATTATTGATGCACATGCTTTGCTctaatcttttttattttttttcatccaGACAATCAATTATGCCTAACTGACTCTTCTACgaagaataataataaaaataaaaggcaAAACACCAAATGCCTACCATGTTATTTCCCACCTCTCACATTTTCATACTCTGAAAGAAATTTTATTCTCTCTATGCTTCCAATATTAAGAGTCTAATCATTTTCAATGATTATTTGAGTCAGGGAATACTCACCAATGAAACGAGGTGCTTACGGTGTGAGACAGTGACCGCAAGGGATGAAACATTTTTGGACTTGAGCCTCGATATTGAACAGAACAGTTCAATAACAAGCTGTCTGAAAAACTTCAGTTCCACAGAGACATTGAATGCTGAGGACAAATTTTTTTGCGACAAGTGCTGCAGGTAGATGCTTCCACAGAATTTGTTTATAATTTACTTGCCTTCATTCATATATGCAATTTGTACTTCTCTATTCTCACCGTTAAACTTCAGATGGTTATTACCATTGATCGGCACTGTTTGTGCTTATCTTGGTTGTAATGTTACTGACATAAGGCTTCAAGCATCTAATCTAGATATTGTTCAAGAGTATTTTTGAATTTCTGGGAGTTCAACCATAGAGAAATGGGCCATACATGGCTTTAGGCTGTTGCGCCACTGCAGTCACTTACTGGTACCCTTCTGCTTAAAGTTTGACCTGATTAAGCAAAGTGTGATATTTTATTATGCTATTGGGATTCTAGGGTTTATCCTTCATTTGTAAAGAATAAGTCTTTAGGATTTTTTGGGCATTAGATAACTCATGAAAAATTAGGGGGTGGTCGTCCCAAACTCCCAATCTGTGAACTGCTTAGATAATATTTGTGGAAAAGGACAGAttacttccattttttattATGTCAGTGCTCCTTTTTTCTAGCTAATAGGCAGAGCTTTATACCATATGCAGTTTGCAAGAAGCACAGAAGAGGATGAAGATAAAGAAGCCACCTCACGTTCTGGTCATACATCTGAAGCGGTTCAAGTACATTGAGCAGCTTGGCCGTTACAAAAAGCTCTCTTACCGGGTTGTATTCCCGCTTGAGCTCAAGTTGAGCAACACGGTTGAAGATGCAGAGGCCGAGTATTCCCTGTTTGCAGTTGTTGTCCATGTTGGGAGTGGTCCAAACCATGGACACTATGTTAGCCTTGTGAAAAGCCATAATCACTGGTTATTTTTTGATGACGAAAATGTGGAGATGATTGATGAGTCTGCTGTGCAAACTTTCTTTGGGTCAGCACAGGAGTATTCGAGTAATACAGATCATGGATACATCCTGTTCTACGAAAGCCTGGGCACCAGTAACAAGAGTTAAGATTAAGAAGACGGCTTTGGATTTAAGATGGTTAGGTATTTCTAATCATATGGACTTTTGCTTTTCTTCTGTTTCCGATGTTtactatttttctctttttcccctttttttttcaaCCTGTGGGAAGAGCTGTCAAATATCAATGAGATGTGATATGGGTTGTGAAAAAATGTATACTTAGGTGGTTCGCATGTACAGTGGATGATGGAAGCACAACATcctttttgtttatcttttcttttcttctttcttaacAATAAGAAAAAGGGTAGTGTAAAGGGTGAGAATATTCAGACAGTATTTATTCTTCACGGTTGAGAGAATGTTAACATTAGAAATGCCATGCAATGGGAATTTGCTCATCACTCCTTTCTTGTATGGAACCTTGTCATCTTTTTGAGGCTTTGGGTTTGCTGATGGATACACAAATCTCCGAGATGCCTTCTCTTGCAATGTTGTCTTTTCTCAATATGAATGCGCATTGCTACAAACAATAGCGGCAGATAACAAAATTAGCAATTGATGAATACGATTATACGATAGTAACCCATAGATGAGTGTTTTTGAACTGGACATGTAGCTGATCAACATTTAGATGATATTATCAACATTTGAGGTTGAGGCACGGTCTATCAAGCAGCTCAACAAAACCAAGTGTATTGATTGGTCTGCTGTCTATCTTAGAGTTGATAGTGCCCATGGCACAAAATTTATGTGACTCATCTAAGTTGAGATGCATGAATTTCGGTGCTATCAAATACTTTTTCACCTACTCagttgaagattttttttttttgagtcgaATAAGTCATCCATTATGCATTTATGGATGTAAATCAAAGTTTATTTGACGGACTATTCTGCACCTTCCAAAGACAGTTGAATATAACTAGATTGGTGAATTGATATTGGTAGTGATGAATAAGCAAAATTACTCTTTGATCACTCATGACCTATTTTCCGTTACACACGCAGCACTCAATAGTGCAAACTACAAAGAAGAGTTAAAAGCTTTTGATGATGTACAGTTTGCTGATAAACTCGACAATGATTTTGCTTGAGAGGACTTGGCTATACATCCACTTTTGTTTCCCTCTGTTAGACCATAGAGTGAAATTTAAGGGACTTAAAAAATTTTCAAGCTAATATTGAACTAAATATtagatttatttttatttttatagtcTGATAAATGTAAAACAGAGTAAAGCCAAAGCAGAATAAAGCAGCAGAAGTTCACTTACAAACTGCCCTTcattcagacccaaaaaaaaaaaaaaaaaaaagagaagaagaagaagaagaaaagaaaagaaacaacccttcatcaaaagtcaaaacagagTAGAGCTAGCAAGGCACCTGCCGCTTTCTACTCTCTGGTCTAATATTAGCATAATCTTCTGGTAAAGTTATAATATAGAGTCCCAAAACTTTGTGTTGTTTGCAGAGTATGGATGCAGAGTATAAATTAGCCAGACCATTCATAAGAGGAGTTCATAGATATGCAGAGAATGAGAGTATATTGCTTGATGCAACCTGCGCGGGCCACATCCAAAGTCGTCCAAAGTCTTCGACGAAGCTGAAGTGATTAGTTTGAAACATTGGGTTTGCTTTGCAAGCTTGCACCTCTTACTCTGATTGTACAATAAGGACAAACTCCTCCTAGGCTCCTACCatctacttttttttatttttttattttttattttttatctatactattattaagaaaagatggtttattagctaaaatttaaaattttgacaaaaataaccatagaaaattaataaattttgagaattaattaaataacttacaaaatatattttattaaaaaaataaacaaaaaaagaatccacaacccacttttctctctcattATCTCTTCTCTGCAATAATCGTCTAatcgttttcttttttattttcagaaaagaaaaaaaaaaacttgcaagAAAGGCTAGTATAAATCAAATAAAGGATTAGACGATCTTAATTTATCAGAGGCAACgttgaattattattattattattattattattttttttttggtaagaatGAGAAGCAATGTTGTATTTTTATGTATAGAAATcatgaaaaaacaaagaaagccaTTGCCCATTGCCCATCCCCCTATTTTCTAAAAACTAGGGGTAAGGTTTctgtattttgtttttatgtatTTTCTTTTAACAAACAAAGAAACCTTACCCCAAGTACCCTCATCCAAGTTATACACGCAGAGAAAACCTGGTCGACTTTTGAAACTACTGCTAGGCTCCAAAGGAAATGCCTCGTGGGAATAGATTgcggagttttttttttaaaagcttaTGATGTTCTAGCCACTGAGTTGTGTTCACATACTCAATTAATTCAAACTCATTTGTACTTAATTATTTCTGAATTAAATCAAATcacttcctttcaaaaaaaaaaaaccctaaacccctgattacaataagtatctagagtattttccaaaataatatcagaaatctctataggagacttgtattctaacaagcactaactagcaaagagtgcacaattagctactccatttgctttaacatagcagtgacacagcggaaagataactcgatatgtaactcgattacaatatagcataattaccagctttagcACAACTTTCCTcatatgttgccgccggagaaTAGATCCggcgacacttagtctcaccttgccactaggcggtagcgaccaCTTGACGAAGCAAGGAATTCGTCTCCTACCCAGAGCAGATCGAcgaggcactttgagtgcatacacaggcacaAAGCCCGACTAGTTCTACACAAAAAGTGTAGGTACTTATTACTCGCAAAATGCGCAACCAAACTAAATAACATATAAAACAATAACAtttagaaataaaataaaagcccAGGCATGGCCCAATAGGAGATCAGCCCAGACCCAAGCACTATCAAAGAGATCACATCCATGTAAGGCCCGACCCAATTCACGTAGACCACCCTCCGACTGCCCACTACCCCCGTCAAACCATCACCCGCATTCGGTCGTGTTAATGTCCAAGATTTAGCGGTGGCTAActcttggttaacgctggtccgatgggtgGACCGCTACTTGGGGTGTACTCAATACTttcgctacctgtcaagtaaatacaaagggcgtcaaagggagaccgcgctgggcggtcttctcttctccgacgcctaagttagtcaatgtatttatgttgacagaataacagtaggtaagtagtaaatgtgtgattaatgaggagagaggagtgaaccttTTTATAGGTGTGGAAGAGGCTGacatcttccttgttttcgatgtgggactgatatggtTCAGTTCacagcttctgatgcttcagcaaggctatcttggcgcggcgcttGATGGCgtgtcagcggtgatctgggggtgagccggggctcaggtgtTAGCCCTCCTGGcagtgtttccgtaggtcacaccgttgATGGTTGTTGGTACCGACTGCTGGCGGTAgtatgagcgtggcc encodes the following:
- the LOC133724072 gene encoding ubiquitin carboxyl-terminal hydrolase 4; protein product: MGAAGSKLEKALGDQFPEGERYFGLENFGNTCYCNSVLQALYFCVPFREQLLEYYSNSKNIGDAEENLLTCLADLFTQISSQKKKTGVIAPKRFVQRLKKQNELFRSYMHQDAHEFLNFLLNELVDILEKEAQAAKSDQETSSPPEKLANGPKNAQANGSHKDPLVTWVHKNFQGILTNETRCLRCETVTARDETFLDLSLDIEQNSSITSCLKNFSSTETLNAEDKFFCDKCCSLQEAQKRMKIKKPPHVLVIHLKRFKYIEQLGRYKKLSYRVVFPLELKLSNTVEDAEAEYSLFAVVVHVGSGPNHGHYVSLVKSHNHWLFFDDENVEMIDESAVQTFFGSAQEYSSNTDHGYILFYESLGTSNKS